In the Streptomyces sp. BHT-5-2 genome, one interval contains:
- the nadE gene encoding ammonia-dependent NAD(+) synthetase, with the protein MTDPAAKALQQEIARELQVPAEFDAEREIERRVSFLTAQLTSTGLRALVLGISGGVDSTTAGRLCQLAVERARAEGHDATFFAMRLPYGEQADEKDAQRAVDFLRADRLLTVDVRPASDAALAAALDAGVVFRDAHHQDFVHGNIKARQRMIAQYAVAGAENGLVVGTDHAAEAVSGFFTKFGDGAADVVPLTGLTKRRVRAVARALGAPAELVEKVPTADLETLDPGKPDEDALGVSYDQIDDFLEGESVEQAAFEAIVRRHRRTAHKRALPIAP; encoded by the coding sequence GTGACGGACCCGGCGGCCAAGGCCCTGCAGCAGGAGATAGCCCGCGAACTCCAGGTGCCCGCGGAGTTCGACGCCGAGCGCGAGATCGAGCGCCGGGTGTCCTTCCTCACAGCACAGCTGACGTCGACGGGGCTGCGCGCCCTGGTGCTGGGCATCAGCGGCGGGGTCGACTCCACCACCGCGGGCCGGCTCTGCCAGCTCGCGGTGGAGCGGGCCCGCGCCGAGGGGCACGACGCGACCTTCTTCGCGATGCGGCTGCCCTACGGCGAGCAGGCGGACGAGAAGGACGCGCAGCGTGCGGTGGACTTCCTGCGCGCCGACCGGCTGCTGACCGTCGACGTCCGCCCGGCCAGCGACGCCGCCCTGGCCGCCGCCCTCGACGCCGGCGTCGTCTTCCGCGACGCCCACCACCAGGACTTCGTCCACGGCAACATCAAGGCCCGGCAGCGCATGATCGCCCAGTACGCGGTGGCCGGTGCCGAGAACGGCCTGGTCGTGGGCACCGACCACGCCGCCGAGGCGGTCTCCGGCTTCTTCACCAAGTTCGGCGACGGGGCGGCCGACGTGGTCCCGCTGACCGGGCTGACCAAGCGCCGGGTGCGCGCCGTCGCCCGGGCCCTGGGCGCCCCGGCCGAGCTGGTCGAGAAGGTCCCCACGGCCGACCTGGAGACCCTGGACCCGGGCAAGCCCGACGAGGACGCGCTCGGCGTCAGCTACGACCAGATCGACGACTTCCTGGAGGGCGAGTCGGTCGAGCAGGCCGCCTTCGAGGCCATCGTCCGGCGCCACCGCCGCACCGCCCACAAGCGGGCGCTGCCGATCGCGCCCTGA
- a CDS encoding GH25 family lysozyme — protein MLHGVDVSSYNTGYSAKGLDFVFIKATEGRSYTNPHQSAQAARAREAGAVVGFYHFLWPGNIAAQARYFVEKCASLKGDLLAADWETTGSGTYASNAQKDEFLREVKKLRPTHRVLLYCNRDFWLNRDSTSYAADGLWIADYVTAGHPRIKAAWRIHQYTDSPLDKDVMAFGSKAELKKWAHPA, from the coding sequence ATGCTGCACGGTGTCGATGTCAGCTCCTACAACACCGGATATTCGGCCAAGGGGCTGGACTTCGTCTTCATCAAGGCGACCGAGGGCCGCTCCTACACCAACCCGCACCAGTCGGCCCAGGCGGCGCGGGCCCGGGAAGCGGGTGCGGTGGTCGGCTTCTACCACTTCCTGTGGCCGGGCAACATCGCCGCCCAGGCCCGTTACTTCGTCGAGAAGTGCGCCTCGCTCAAGGGCGACCTGCTGGCCGCCGACTGGGAGACCACCGGCTCCGGCACCTACGCCAGCAACGCGCAGAAGGACGAGTTCCTCCGGGAGGTCAAGAAGCTCCGCCCCACCCACCGGGTGCTGCTCTACTGCAACCGCGACTTCTGGCTGAACCGCGACTCCACCTCGTACGCCGCGGACGGGCTGTGGATCGCCGACTACGTCACCGCCGGCCACCCGCGGATCAAGGCGGCCTGGCGCATCCACCAGTACACCGACTCACCGCTGGACAAGGACGTCATGGCCTTCGGCAGCAAGGCCGAGCTCAAGAAGTGGGCGCACCCGGCATAA
- a CDS encoding glycosyltransferase — MKITLLLHNAYAAGPALRGTLALAAALADRHDVELVSMLRHREVPRCAVDPRLRLRPLVDTRIGSEDMAHPLFGEPAPDVPRAEGQHHQYSRLVGLRAAEFLRGTDADVLVGTRTGVNVQLARFGPRRALRIAQEPLRYDAGDAALWAELAGPYRALDALVAPSEAAAARWRAQLPLPGVRVLALPPVVPAAGTGDGPDRGTGADGGPRTIAAAGRLVPGERFDLLVEAFSAVCAKHPGWRLRIHGEGPERPRLHSLIDGLGLTGRAELAGPRTADGAEFAGASIGASAAEAGTSGPALVEAMRRGVPVVGTGRPPGPTELIRAGGGGVLVPCDDGRALAGALLDLAGDPAGRRAMGAAALESARRHGPGPAAERCLRLFEELRATRRSRAVRRTLGLAGHRVRALTQGHARA, encoded by the coding sequence ATGAAGATCACCCTCCTGCTGCACAACGCGTACGCCGCCGGCCCCGCCCTGCGCGGCACCCTCGCCCTCGCCGCGGCGCTCGCCGACCGGCACGACGTCGAGCTGGTCTCGATGCTGCGGCACCGCGAGGTCCCGCGGTGCGCGGTGGACCCGCGGCTGCGGCTGCGGCCGCTGGTCGACACCCGGATCGGCAGCGAGGACATGGCGCACCCGCTGTTCGGCGAGCCCGCGCCGGACGTCCCGCGCGCCGAGGGGCAGCACCACCAGTACAGCCGGCTGGTCGGGCTGCGGGCGGCGGAGTTCCTGCGCGGCACCGACGCCGACGTCCTCGTCGGGACCCGCACCGGCGTCAACGTCCAGCTGGCGCGCTTCGGCCCCCGCCGGGCCCTGCGGATCGCCCAGGAGCCGCTGCGGTACGACGCCGGCGACGCCGCACTGTGGGCCGAACTCGCCGGCCCCTACCGGGCGTTGGACGCGCTGGTCGCCCCGAGCGAGGCGGCGGCGGCCCGGTGGCGGGCGCAGCTGCCGCTGCCCGGGGTGCGGGTGCTGGCGCTGCCGCCCGTCGTGCCCGCGGCCGGGACGGGTGACGGCCCGGATCGGGGCACCGGCGCCGACGGCGGCCCGCGGACCATCGCGGCGGCCGGCCGACTGGTCCCCGGCGAGCGCTTCGACCTGCTGGTCGAGGCGTTCTCCGCGGTCTGCGCCAAGCACCCCGGCTGGCGGCTGCGGATCCACGGCGAGGGCCCGGAGCGCCCCCGGCTGCACAGCCTGATCGACGGGCTGGGGCTGACCGGCCGGGCGGAGCTGGCCGGGCCGCGGACGGCGGACGGCGCGGAGTTCGCCGGGGCGTCGATCGGCGCGTCGGCCGCGGAGGCCGGGACGTCCGGGCCGGCGCTGGTCGAGGCGATGCGGCGGGGCGTCCCGGTCGTCGGCACCGGCCGCCCTCCGGGCCCCACCGAGCTGATCCGGGCCGGCGGGGGCGGGGTGCTGGTGCCGTGCGACGACGGGCGGGCGCTGGCCGGGGCGCTGCTGGACCTGGCCGGGGACCCGGCGGGCCGCCGGGCCATGGGCGCGGCCGCCCTGGAGAGCGCCCGCCGGCACGGCCCGGGGCCGGCCGCCGAGCGCTGTCTGCGGCTCTTCGAGGAGCTGCGGGCCACCCGCCGCTCCCGGGCGGTGCGCCGCACGCTCGGGCTGGCCGGGCACCGCGTACGGGCGCTGACCCAGGGGCACGCACGGGCCTGA
- a CDS encoding response regulator transcription factor, translated as MTHSVLLAEDDRPIRTALERALTLEGYRVTAVADGIQALAAAHRERPDVILLDVMMPGIDGLQVCQVLRAEQDRTPILMLTARVETADRIAGLDAGADDYVVKPFEVEEVFARLRALLRRTAPPPAADGTGPGEGYDGRDSGVVEAADLRIDGPSRRAWRGERELELTRTEFELLELLARNAGIVLDHATIYDRIWGYDFGPGSKNLAVYVGYLRRKVDVPGSRPLIHTVRGVGYVLRED; from the coding sequence GTGACCCACTCCGTGCTGCTCGCCGAGGACGACCGCCCGATCCGCACCGCGCTGGAACGTGCCCTGACCCTGGAGGGGTACCGGGTCACCGCCGTCGCCGACGGCATCCAGGCGCTGGCCGCCGCCCACCGCGAACGGCCCGACGTGATCCTGCTCGACGTGATGATGCCCGGCATCGACGGGCTCCAGGTCTGCCAGGTGCTGCGCGCCGAACAGGACCGCACCCCGATCCTGATGCTCACCGCCCGGGTCGAGACCGCGGACCGGATCGCCGGCCTGGACGCCGGCGCCGACGACTACGTCGTCAAGCCCTTCGAGGTCGAGGAGGTCTTCGCCCGGCTGCGGGCGCTGCTGCGGCGCACCGCCCCGCCGCCGGCCGCCGACGGCACCGGGCCCGGCGAGGGGTACGACGGCCGGGACAGCGGCGTCGTCGAGGCGGCCGACCTGCGGATCGACGGCCCCTCCCGGCGCGCCTGGCGCGGGGAGCGCGAACTGGAGCTGACCCGCACCGAGTTCGAGCTGCTGGAACTGCTGGCCCGCAACGCCGGGATCGTGCTGGACCACGCCACGATCTACGACCGGATATGGGGCTACGACTTCGGGCCGGGCTCGAAGAACCTCGCGGTCTACGTCGGCTATCTGCGGCGGAAGGTCGACGTGCCGGGCAGCCGCCCGCTGATCCACACGGTGCGCGGCGTCGGCTACGTGCTCCGGGAGGACTAG
- a CDS encoding ATP-binding protein — MSGRRDPSARLPAARWAVRRPAWLRARKPASLRTSFALAFAVGAAGVTVLVGLLSYDSAARLVRLDEKSVFTGVVRDLRAQVRERPHTPADYTGGRGRGADGPRDELTGATRTDVQVLAADGRIAEAGHPALPVGDRARHLAAGRKAGDWEERVAVLGDTEYHVATVALGGGRGAVQVAQEFSGTEDLLAALQQRTVLLAAGVVALAGAVGWWLACRITGRLVRLTAAAEQVAAHGPTDVAVPVAGRDEVARLGRAFDDMLGRLTTAVRDQQRLVQDAGHELRTPLTSLRTNISLLRRFDELPPDAREELLADLAGEARELTDLVNELVDLAAGQRDDDPPSDVRLAEVAERAAASARRRTGREITVRSDRPALVEGRPAALHRAVGNLLENAAKFDPEGTAPIEVVVTGPRVEVLDRGPGIADSDLPYVFDRFYRAPAARGLPGSGLGLAIVREIATAHGGRAHAATRPGGGARLGFTVRATGPDGPDGTEETAGG; from the coding sequence GTGTCCGGGCGCCGCGATCCGTCCGCCCGGTTGCCGGCGGCCCGGTGGGCCGTACGGCGCCCGGCCTGGTTGCGTGCCCGCAAACCGGCCAGCCTGCGCACCTCCTTCGCGCTGGCCTTCGCCGTCGGCGCTGCCGGGGTGACCGTCCTCGTCGGCCTCCTCAGCTACGACTCGGCCGCCCGTCTGGTGCGGCTGGACGAGAAGTCGGTCTTCACCGGGGTCGTCCGGGACCTGCGGGCCCAGGTGCGGGAGCGGCCGCACACCCCGGCCGACTACACCGGCGGCCGCGGCCGCGGTGCCGACGGGCCGCGCGACGAACTGACCGGCGCCACCCGCACCGACGTCCAGGTGCTGGCCGCCGACGGCCGGATCGCCGAGGCCGGGCACCCGGCGCTGCCGGTCGGCGACCGCGCGCGGCACCTCGCCGCCGGACGGAAGGCCGGCGACTGGGAGGAACGGGTCGCGGTCCTCGGCGACACGGAGTACCACGTCGCCACCGTCGCGCTCGGCGGCGGGCGCGGCGCCGTCCAGGTGGCCCAGGAGTTCAGCGGCACCGAGGACCTGCTCGCCGCGCTCCAGCAGCGCACCGTGCTGCTGGCCGCCGGGGTGGTCGCGCTGGCCGGGGCCGTCGGCTGGTGGCTGGCCTGCCGGATCACCGGGCGGCTGGTCCGGCTGACCGCGGCCGCCGAGCAGGTCGCCGCGCACGGCCCGACGGACGTGGCGGTGCCGGTCGCGGGCCGGGACGAGGTCGCCCGGCTCGGCCGGGCCTTCGACGACATGCTGGGCCGGCTGACCACCGCGGTGCGCGACCAGCAGCGGCTCGTCCAGGACGCCGGACACGAGCTGCGCACCCCGCTGACCTCGCTGCGCACCAACATCTCGCTGCTCAGGCGCTTCGACGAACTGCCGCCGGACGCCCGCGAGGAGCTGCTCGCCGACCTGGCCGGCGAGGCCCGCGAACTGACCGACCTGGTCAACGAGCTGGTCGACCTGGCGGCCGGGCAGCGCGACGACGACCCGCCGTCGGACGTCCGCCTGGCCGAGGTCGCCGAGCGCGCGGCGGCCTCGGCCCGCCGCCGGACCGGCCGCGAGATCACCGTGCGGTCCGACCGACCGGCGCTGGTCGAGGGCCGCCCGGCCGCCCTGCACCGGGCGGTCGGCAACCTCCTGGAGAACGCCGCCAAGTTCGACCCCGAGGGCACCGCGCCCATCGAGGTCGTGGTCACCGGCCCCCGCGTGGAGGTCCTGGACCGCGGCCCGGGCATCGCCGACAGCGACCTTCCCTATGTCTTCGACCGCTTCTACCGCGCCCCGGCCGCCCGCGGCCTGCCCGGCTCCGGCCTGGGCCTGGCCATCGTCCGGGAGATCGCGACGGCGCACGGCGGCCGCGCCCACGCCGCCACCCGCCCCGGCGGCGGCGCCCGACTGGGCTTCACGGTGCGCGCCACGGGCCCGGACGGACCGGACGGGACGGAGGAAACGGCCGGCGGGTGA
- a CDS encoding M56 family metallopeptidase, whose product MIFAVWIPLLVPLLAVPTARRLAESLPPRAAAWLLAGCAAVLAACTAAALGLLTVAGALRLPPVAAFGHLERALPGTDAVVTVPAAPIAGALLAGGACAVARRALRHRTELRAARRAADAHGRAGDLCVLPDAGPDAYALPGRPGRVVVTAGMLRALPSAEREALFAHERAHLAGRHHLFLLTAALAAACHPLLRGLRSPLAYALERWADESAASRVGDRQVTARAIGRAALAAHTHPAAAPRPSTVLAATAGPVPRRVAALLTPDRPADRPRGRAAPVGHRLIAATLLACVSFSAAGAVDAAADLHRTVESAQGEATGR is encoded by the coding sequence ATGATCTTCGCGGTCTGGATCCCGCTGCTGGTGCCGCTGCTGGCCGTGCCGACCGCCCGCCGGCTGGCCGAGTCGCTGCCGCCGCGCGCCGCGGCCTGGCTGCTGGCCGGCTGCGCCGCCGTGCTGGCCGCCTGCACGGCCGCGGCCCTGGGGCTGCTGACGGTCGCCGGGGCGCTGCGGCTGCCGCCGGTCGCGGCCTTCGGCCATCTGGAGCGGGCGCTGCCGGGCACCGACGCGGTGGTGACGGTCCCGGCCGCCCCGATCGCCGGCGCGCTGCTGGCCGGCGGCGCGTGCGCGGTCGCCCGCCGCGCCCTGCGCCACCGCACCGAGCTGCGCGCGGCCCGGCGCGCCGCCGACGCCCACGGCCGGGCCGGCGACCTGTGCGTCCTGCCCGACGCGGGGCCCGACGCCTACGCCCTCCCGGGCCGGCCGGGCCGGGTGGTGGTCACCGCCGGCATGCTGCGGGCGCTGCCGTCGGCCGAGCGCGAGGCGCTGTTCGCCCACGAGCGCGCCCATCTCGCAGGCCGCCACCACCTCTTCCTGCTGACCGCCGCACTGGCCGCGGCCTGCCACCCGCTGCTCCGCGGCCTGCGCTCCCCGCTGGCGTACGCGCTGGAGCGCTGGGCCGACGAGTCCGCCGCCTCCCGGGTGGGCGACCGGCAGGTCACCGCCCGGGCCATCGGCCGCGCCGCGCTGGCCGCGCACACGCACCCCGCGGCCGCGCCCCGCCCGAGCACGGTGCTCGCCGCGACGGCCGGCCCGGTGCCCCGCCGGGTCGCCGCCCTGCTGACCCCCGACCGCCCGGCGGACCGCCCCCGCGGCCGCGCCGCACCGGTCGGCCACCGGCTGATAGCCGCCACCCTGCTGGCCTGCGTCAGCTTCTCCGCGGCCGGCGCGGTGGACGCCGCGGCCGACCTCCACCGCACGGTGGAATCGGCCCAGGGGGAAGCGACGGGCCGCTAG
- a CDS encoding BlaI/MecI/CopY family transcriptional regulator, with protein MSETSPAARRPAGELEASVLAALWTAEGPLTPAEVQGELGGELARTTVTTILSRLHDKGAVSRTRAGRGFAYSPIHDSAGLTARRMRSELDKQDDRTTALARFVSELTTEDERLLRSLLDQADGPGRLPGSRPGPGSGSGTTP; from the coding sequence ATGTCGGAGACATCCCCCGCGGCCCGCCGCCCCGCCGGCGAGCTGGAGGCGAGCGTGCTGGCGGCGCTGTGGACGGCCGAGGGACCGCTGACGCCCGCCGAGGTGCAGGGCGAGCTGGGCGGCGAGCTCGCCCGTACGACCGTCACCACCATCCTCAGCCGGCTGCACGACAAGGGCGCGGTCTCCCGCACCCGGGCCGGCCGCGGCTTCGCCTACTCGCCGATACACGACTCCGCCGGCCTGACCGCCCGCCGGATGCGCAGCGAGCTGGACAAGCAGGACGACCGCACCACCGCGCTCGCCCGCTTCGTCTCCGAGCTGACCACCGAGGACGAGCGCCTGCTCCGCTCGCTGCTGGACCAGGCGGACGGGCCCGGCCGGCTCCCCGGTTCCCGGCCCGGCCCCGGTTCCGGTTCCGGGACGACGCCATGA
- a CDS encoding DedA family protein: MAVAAAALSATAVTQAVNVLDAGSLLAAFGALGVAVVLFAETGLLVGFFLPGDSLLFTAGLLCAPGVGGAVHLALPQVLAAAAVGTLAGSQTGYWIGRRGGRALLAEGRSRKLREGAARAEEYLARYGHAKAIVLARFVPIVRTVLNPLAGALNVPARTFALWQAVGGLGWTIGLTLAGYALGSSVPNVDRYLLPVVALVVLVSLAPIALEVLRSRAGRPAREPAAEPGDAPDHASAPPAP; this comes from the coding sequence ATGGCCGTAGCGGCCGCTGCACTGTCCGCCACCGCCGTCACACAGGCGGTCAACGTCCTCGACGCGGGCTCGCTGCTCGCCGCCTTCGGCGCGCTCGGCGTCGCCGTCGTCCTCTTCGCCGAGACCGGCCTGCTGGTCGGCTTCTTCCTGCCCGGCGACTCCCTGCTGTTCACCGCCGGACTGCTGTGCGCGCCCGGCGTCGGCGGCGCCGTCCACCTCGCGCTGCCGCAGGTCCTGGCCGCCGCGGCCGTCGGTACCCTCGCCGGCTCGCAGACCGGCTACTGGATCGGCCGCCGCGGCGGCCGGGCGCTGCTCGCCGAGGGCCGCTCCCGCAAGCTCCGCGAGGGCGCCGCCCGCGCCGAGGAGTACCTGGCCCGCTACGGCCACGCCAAGGCGATCGTCCTGGCCCGCTTCGTGCCGATCGTCCGCACCGTGCTCAACCCGCTCGCCGGCGCCCTCAACGTGCCGGCCCGCACCTTCGCCCTGTGGCAGGCCGTCGGCGGCCTGGGCTGGACGATCGGCCTCACCCTCGCCGGATACGCCCTGGGCTCCTCGGTGCCCAACGTCGACCGGTATCTGCTGCCGGTCGTCGCCCTGGTCGTCCTGGTCTCGCTGGCCCCGATCGCGCTGGAGGTGCTCCGCTCGCGCGCCGGGCGCCCGGCGCGCGAGCCGGCCGCGGAACCCGGTGATGCGCCGGATCACGCCTCCGCGCCACCGGCACCCTGA
- a CDS encoding phosphatase PAP2 family protein → MTDLAFGGASIDGGLYTSVTGFAQDMPHFLNVLVSYWTDLGLGVFALMMLVAWWRARQRLGGSSRRRLARGEGRHTPAVTMAMALAVPVVVVLAYVANDVVKAFFHEQRPCQTLHDVVTVEPCPGLGDWSFPSNHSAIAASAAIALLLLDRRIGALAVPAALLMGASRVWVGAHYPHDVVVGLVVGSLVAAVLMPLARRAAPLVERVRETPLRPLVATR, encoded by the coding sequence GTGACCGACCTCGCCTTCGGCGGAGCCTCGATCGACGGCGGCCTGTACACCTCAGTGACCGGCTTCGCCCAGGACATGCCGCACTTCCTCAACGTCCTGGTCTCCTACTGGACCGACCTCGGACTGGGGGTCTTCGCGCTGATGATGCTGGTCGCCTGGTGGCGTGCCCGGCAGCGGCTCGGCGGCAGCTCCCGCCGCCGACTGGCGCGCGGCGAGGGCCGGCACACGCCGGCCGTGACGATGGCGATGGCGCTGGCCGTCCCGGTCGTCGTCGTGCTGGCCTACGTCGCCAACGACGTGGTCAAGGCCTTCTTCCACGAGCAGCGGCCCTGCCAGACCCTGCACGACGTGGTCACCGTCGAGCCGTGCCCGGGGCTGGGCGACTGGTCCTTCCCCAGCAACCACTCGGCCATCGCCGCCTCCGCGGCGATCGCACTGCTGCTCCTCGATCGCCGGATCGGCGCCCTCGCCGTCCCGGCCGCGCTCCTGATGGGCGCCTCCCGGGTCTGGGTCGGCGCCCACTACCCGCACGACGTCGTCGTCGGCCTGGTCGTCGGCTCCCTGGTCGCCGCGGTCCTCATGCCGCTCGCCCGGCGCGCCGCACCGCTCGTCGAACGCGTCCGGGAGACCCCGCTGCGCCCGTTGGTCGCCACCCGGTGA
- a CDS encoding phosphatase PAP2 family protein, with amino-acid sequence MTPPGAPPERAPGPPCDGARPAPGRGPRLGAPPGRLLALAALPAALFAAAAVTTAVRHGAPLAFERAALHWSTAHHGEPLRSLAGALTATGTGAVPYLMALLAGLLAGRGTPGRIRAAACALLVLAAGQAVRGGLMELLARPRPPRADWAGYASGYSFPSGHATTAALAAGILAWGVLRRTRPGAGRFRCALLALWAVGVGLTRVCLSVHWAGDVLAGWLLAAALLPLALLLDPLAIPRRPVPAGPPPRA; translated from the coding sequence GTGACGCCGCCGGGGGCGCCGCCGGAGCGGGCCCCCGGCCCACCGTGCGACGGCGCGCGCCCGGCGCCCGGCCGCGGCCCGCGCCTCGGCGCGCCCCCCGGCCGCCTCCTCGCCCTCGCGGCGCTCCCCGCCGCCCTGTTCGCCGCCGCGGCCGTCACCACGGCCGTGCGGCACGGTGCCCCGCTCGCGTTCGAACGGGCCGCCCTGCACTGGTCCACCGCCCACCACGGCGAGCCGCTGCGCTCCCTGGCGGGCGCCCTGACCGCCACCGGCACCGGCGCCGTCCCCTACCTGATGGCGCTCCTCGCCGGCCTCCTGGCCGGCCGCGGCACCCCCGGCCGGATCCGCGCGGCGGCCTGCGCGCTGCTCGTGCTCGCCGCCGGCCAGGCCGTCCGCGGCGGCCTGATGGAACTCCTGGCCCGGCCCCGCCCACCGCGGGCCGACTGGGCCGGGTACGCCTCCGGGTACTCCTTCCCCTCCGGCCACGCCACCACCGCCGCGCTGGCCGCCGGCATCCTGGCCTGGGGTGTGCTGCGCCGGACCCGCCCCGGCGCCGGCCGGTTCCGGTGCGCCCTGCTCGCCCTCTGGGCCGTCGGCGTCGGCCTGACCCGCGTCTGTCTGAGCGTCCACTGGGCCGGCGACGTCCTGGCCGGCTGGCTGCTGGCCGCCGCCCTGCTGCCGCTCGCGCTGCTCCTCGACCCCCTGGCGATCCCGCGCCGGCCGGTCCCCGCAGGACCTCCGCCCAGGGCTTGA